From Levilactobacillus zymae, a single genomic window includes:
- a CDS encoding HAD family hydrolase, with amino-acid sequence MIKAVVFDVDDTLYDQKAPFVAALAPIIQVPTSFDLTRTFQAYRRQSGQLAKPLTSRRTADWHLTRLNNALHAQDLPPVTPEAAAAFQAAYVQGLQDIKLFPGLATALDQLKDQYQLGIITNGKTDYQLAKVMRLQMHRWIDRDTILTSEEAGVAKPDPQIFTMMNRRLNLRASETVYVGDCYSLDIRAAKQAGWQAFWFNHRNFEMPDGDWTPDQTVEDPTELQNLLLALSGVMQL; translated from the coding sequence ATGATAAAAGCGGTCGTCTTCGATGTTGATGACACGCTCTATGACCAAAAGGCGCCGTTTGTCGCCGCCTTAGCGCCGATTATTCAGGTGCCAACTAGCTTTGATCTAACCAGGACGTTTCAAGCCTATCGCCGCCAAAGCGGTCAGCTGGCCAAGCCCCTGACTTCCCGACGAACGGCAGATTGGCACCTCACGCGGTTAAACAACGCTCTGCACGCTCAGGACCTTCCTCCGGTAACCCCGGAAGCCGCAGCGGCCTTTCAAGCAGCCTACGTGCAAGGTCTTCAGGACATCAAGCTGTTTCCCGGTCTAGCGACAGCGCTCGATCAACTTAAAGATCAGTATCAGCTGGGCATCATTACCAATGGTAAAACGGATTATCAGTTAGCCAAGGTGATGCGTCTGCAGATGCACCGCTGGATCGACCGCGACACTATCCTGACGTCTGAAGAAGCCGGCGTCGCGAAGCCCGATCCCCAGATTTTCACCATGATGAATCGGCGGCTCAATCTCCGCGCTAGCGAAACCGTCTACGTGGGCGATTGCTACAGCCTAGATATCCGGGCCGCTAAGCAAGCCGGTTGGCAAGCCTTTTGGTTTAACCATCGCAACTTTGAAATGCCCGATGGGGATTGGACCCCTGACCAAACCGTCGAGGACCCCACCGAGCTACAGAATCTCCTACTCGCCCTAAGCGGCGTGATGCAACTCTAA